DNA from Coffea arabica cultivar ET-39 chromosome 10c, Coffea Arabica ET-39 HiFi, whole genome shotgun sequence:
TTGCAACACATCTAGAGGAAAGGAAATCGATGTGCTGACTGGCTAGCAAAGGAAGCAATCCAGTTACAGTTATCTGGCGGACTAATAGAAGAGTCACCGGACGGACTAAGGGAATTACTAAGAGCTGATAACTGTAACTGGATTGCTTCCTTTGCTAGCCAGTCAGCACATCGATTTCCTTTCCTCTAGCTGTGTTGCAAAATTGTTCTttgtattcaaaaaaaaataaattagccATATAGAGTATTCGCTTAGCCCCTGCCCCGTCTTCTAAAGTCGACACTTTAGAACTGCTGaaccaaaatataaaagagTGCATGCTTTGACCCAAACACTCGATTGCTCAGCCTTCTCTTTTTCTTAGTTCACGTTTCAATTTGACATGCAACAATTGTAATTTGGTTCAAcctgtaaaaaatatatatatatcctttgATCCAGTCTTCTTTGCAAACAAACAGTGGAGCACTATGGACAAAATGATGCGAGACGGCATAAGCAATGGCAACCATCTCACCCAACCAAAAACATGTTTAAGACATGTTTCACTGTTAAAGATAAGAAAAAGCTAGTGACTGAACAAGATTAAGGGGACATTTTCGCATTATCTGGCCCATTCATGTTCCATTTCTAAGTCTAGTGggagtttcaaattttgttcAAGGCTAAgtaggggggaaaaaaagaagaagaagggaacAATTGAAGGTTACTCTTAATAAAAAGATAAACAATCGAGAGCCCCACCACTTAGTTTCTTCTTTCCACCCAAAAAGGAAAACTGAGGAGGAGGCTAGGTCCCAGAATCATGCCCAACATTCAAGTCTGTCTAGGAGGTACATTGAATGATCTTTAGCTTTATTGACACTTCACTTTTAGGCCTATAACCTACTACGGATCCTGGATTGGATGCAATCTCTTCTTTCATCTTTTGGGGTACAACTTTACAGGATTAATGAAATTCCAAATGGAAACAATATGATAGCAGTACTAGTAGTATTAGTTTACCACCGAACTTTTTGTTGCTCGCATTGCTCAAAGTTGGTGGAAgtgaaattattattattattattattctaccAAATTAACTTCTTCTACTAGCTAGTATAGCTTAATTAGGTACAGGAGGGTCAAAACCAAAATGGAAGTGAAGTCATACGAATGTACGGTGCCGGCCGTCGTTGTTCTTGTCATCAACATCGTCCCGTCTCTGATTCTCCTGCAGTTGGGGGTAAAGATGGACTATATGAAAACCAATTTGACCAGAAAAGATAGTTGAAGAAGTTGACGAGGCTAAGAGCAGCTAGGAGCCAATAAAACAGGTCTAGTCTATCTTTGTTGAGGTCATTATCACTGAGCCAGCCCCCTCCTGAAGGACCAGACGAGGTAATTTTGTTTACTGACGAAACTAGGAGGGAACTCAAATAGAACCCAAATGAATATGAACAGTAAGTCATTGCGGTAAGAAAGGATTGCATCCCTTCCAAAGACTGTTTGTAGAAGAACTCAACCAGCCCCACAGCAGTGAACATCTCTGACAGCCCAAATATCAGGAACTGCGGGGCTATCCAGAAAATTGAGAGGCTTTTGTTGAATTCTAAGGCAAAgtttcttcttttgttctcaaTTATTGCAGCTGAAACCATTGAGAAAGATGCAATAAAGAGGCCGATGCCAACCCTTTGCAGAGGGGATATTCCTGATTCCTTTCCTGTAACTTTTCGGGCTATCGGGACGAATGCAGTCTCATAGAGGGGAACCACAAATATGAGCATGATATAAGGAATAGACTGGAGAGATGCTGGAGGGATCCTGAAATTCTTGGCGATGCGCGTATTCATTGTAGTTCCTTGTTGGACGGAGAATGTTTGGAGCTGAGCTAATATGGTGTTAAAGATGATCGTGCACGCAAATATGGGGACAACAGAGATAAGTATCTTCACTTGCTCCGCTTGTGAAGCACTGCATAATCTCCATCGACTTTCACTCGTCCCAGTTCTATTCTGTATATTCCTGATGCAGCCATTTTCAACAAACAGCCATGCTTATTTAGTCCAAATCACTTCATTTTATGTTAAAAGAAAGCTCCCTCAAGAATCTGTAACTTCGAGTGCACTAACGACTAGAACAATATGTGCGAAGATACCATCATAAAGTCGAATTACACTGGCTAACTCTGTGTTCAACATTTTCAGCAGATTGGTTGCAAATCTATTCATTGTTCAGAATAACCAAGCAGGGAGAGTGACACAATACACTATCTATTCACTTTTTTATTCAGAACTGTACATGGATAATATTATATTAACCACTAAGAGCCCTTAAACCATAAACTAATTCATTAGCACTAATCAGATTGATTTTCCAACtttgttttatcttttttctttcggGCAGAACATTGCATTTGATCAATTAAACATTATATTATACCTGAGCTTTTCTGTATGCCGGAGACCGATGGCGCTTGCTGACGGGCTAGAAAAGCCTTGGGGCCCTGTGTCTTGGCTTCCATGGGACATCTCTAACTGGGAAGGGcaaatttgttttctctttgtGATTGCAGCAACAAGAACCTTAAAGAACATGagtgagagagggagagagagagagagagagcaccATGAGTACAGATCCATCGAAACCGCTGTCGGAAGTGACCATTATATAAGTTGTAATTCTTTCCTTGTATAAATTTCCGGCCCTAACTAGTCATAACCATCTTGTCACAAGATTGACTACAATCTAGAGACAAGCCTGAGAATCTATCCATTCATGAAACACCAGCACCAGAAATCAAGGCGTGGTGACGTAAGAAGATTTTATAGGTCATATGAGGTATGCTGATGAAAAACTGAAAAACCAACGGTACCCCGTACTTTCGTGTTGGATCAATGTTAAActgcatcaaaaaaaaaaaatgatctcGAAAATACAAATCTAATGTGCTCAACGAAACTGATAAGTAACAGGCCAGAAACATGGAAGCTGCCAAAGAAACTACTCCTGCATTAAATAGAACCAAGGACATAATTACTAGACGAGGATCAATTAAATTACCTGGGCAATAGAAGTGAAAATGCTTCCACGGGGTGGCTTGTTCACGTAAAAAGCAGACCCAGAAATCAAGCAAAGCAATCCCACGGCCATAACAGCTGCAGAAACTCCAAAGCCTACATCCATCCCTGAATGCGTCTGAACCCAAACTAGAACTGTCAGGGCAACAAGCTCCCCGGAGCAAAAGGCGAAATATGCACAGTTGAAATAAGTCGACAGCCTCCTGAATTGCTTGGAATCGTTCTTGCTGAACTGGTCAGCTCCATGGGATATGATGTTTGGCTTTAGACAACCGCTTCCTAAGGCTACCAGGTGGAGAGCCAAGAAGAATATCCAGGCCTCGAAGCCTTTTGCTCCCAAACAGTGATGGCCTCCAGCAGTGGATGCCATCATGTCACATTTGGGTGGACGCAGTTGCGGTAGATGGGCTTGGACGGCTAATAAGATGAACCCCTGCaccaaaacaaatcaaaatcaaaaccaGCACATAATACAAGTAGCAACAGAAAATCATGCATGCCCTTATCAGGCCCCCACGAAATGCATATGTGTGTAcgatatataattttttttggatacGTTGATATTGGCCGGGGAACTTACAGAAAGCTCTACGACGCCGAAAATTAACATGGTCCTAAAACTGCCAAGATAAGAATCAGACAGGTATCCTCCGAAAAGGGACAACAGGAAAACAGTTCCTACGAAGTTTGTTACGATGTTAGCCGACTTGGACAGAGGGAAGTGCATCTCGTTGAATACATAGGTAATCAGATTGTTCCCAACAGCAGCAATTGCCATCATTTCGAAAGCTTGAAGGCCTGCAGAATGATTCGACGACAAAAAATGTGAAAGGAAACGTGTCAAGAGCTGCAGAATGATAAAGGTTGGGGACAGGTGCAAAATGGGAAAGCACTATTGATTAGAAAAGGCATCGTTGCTAATGCTTCACATAGATACATGTACGTAGTACTAGCTTCCATCCTAGCAACCGGTCCAACCAGCATACGATGACGATGATATGCTGGAGTATGTATAAATTAGCAAGCAGGTGAAGATTACGGTCGAAAAAAGACCGGAAGATTAGTAACCGGCGGGAAGAAGCGTTTAACATAAGTTATGCATGGATGGTGATGATGATGCTTGAACATACTAAGATGATAGGGTGGGGAGAAGATGTTGCAAGTAAAAGTGATGAGTTGAGATGATGAGTGAGAAGAGTGGAGGAGTAGAAAGACCTAGTACAAAAGCAGCAGCAGTCATTCCGCCATGCTGGTTAGGTTGGCAAGTAGGTCTGCCTCTCCAATCAACTAAAATCTCCTCAAAACTACATGGCGACTCATGTCGTCGATCATGGGACACACCAGCTTCTTCTTTGAAATTCTCTCCTGCAGCTGTCTCCACCTTGTTACCCGCCATCGACCCTCTTAATTTCCTGCGCGGCCTTATAAGCTAGTAATTTCTTATTAATTCCTTTCCCTGCGTTGAGTGAGTCCAGgtcgtgtatatatatacacatgcaTAGTAAAGGGCGAAGAGAAAATTAGCCTCTCATGCTCTGTTTCAATTTCAATCGATGCTGCTAGAAGAATCAAGGATCTTTGACTgctacctaaaaaaaaaaaaaaaaaaattaacatacAAAACTCTAGGCATACACTCCTACGTGAGAAATGAATACTTACTTGTAGTGGAGTATTAATAGAGTGGTGCGTAAAAAGAAGCAAAATTAGCTTTTATTTGTAGTGTTTGATCacttaatttgttttttttttttaaaaaaaaaaaagcattcttTTTGTCCTTAAAGTTACTTAGAGACAAATcgcatttatatatatatttttttgtttttttgcttCCACAGCAACACTTGGTCATTGCAGTAATGATCGATCCTCAACATTCatctcattattattattagtattagtattattttacttttcagGGTTAGTAGCAGTATCATTTTGCTTTTGCAGTGAGTGAGTAACGCACTGCAGTTGACTGTTGTGCAATTGTGGCGTGGC
Protein-coding regions in this window:
- the LOC113713826 gene encoding protein NRT1/ PTR FAMILY 4.4-like, with the protein product MAGNKVETAAGENFKEEAGVSHDRRHESPCSFEEILVDWRGRPTCQPNQHGGMTAAAFVLGLQAFEMMAIAAVGNNLITYVFNEMHFPLSKSANIVTNFVGTVFLLSLFGGYLSDSYLGSFRTMLIFGVVELSGFILLAVQAHLPQLRPPKCDMMASTAGGHHCLGAKGFEAWIFFLALHLVALGSGCLKPNIISHGADQFSKNDSKQFRRLSTYFNCAYFAFCSGELVALTVLVWVQTHSGMDVGFGVSAAVMAVGLLCLISGSAFYVNKPPRGSIFTSIAQVLVAAITKRKQICPSQLEMSHGSQDTGPQGFSSPSASAIGLRHTEKLRNIQNRTGTSESRWRLCSASQAEQVKILISVVPIFACTIIFNTILAQLQTFSVQQGTTMNTRIAKNFRIPPASLQSIPYIMLIFVVPLYETAFVPIARKVTGKESGISPLQRVGIGLFIASFSMVSAAIIENKRRNFALEFNKSLSIFWIAPQFLIFGLSEMFTAVGLVEFFYKQSLEGMQSFLTAMTYCSYSFGFYLSSLLVSSVNKITSSGPSGGGWLSDNDLNKDRLDLFYWLLAALSLVNFFNYLFWSNWFSYSPSLPPTAGESETGRC